The sequence CCATTAGTAAGGCTTTATTTAGACTCTGCTTACCCAAAATCGTATCTTTATGCGTCACAAGCTCAGCTCCAACACTAAGTGCATCTTGCTTTAGGATATTTGCCGCTGGGGTTTTTATCTCATCTATAAATATAAAATTTATCTCGCTCTTTTCATGCATAAGCTTCGCACCAGCAGGGCTTGGCGAGATAGCTTTGCAAATTTCATCAAAGTCGCTTTTGTTATCTATCTTATAAAATTTCAACGTCGTCCTTTTTGAAATATAGTAAGCAGTAGTGGCGTTAGCACGGCGTGAGACTTGGCATTTAGATCTGCTAGCCTTATAAGCGAGAAAAAATAATCCATCTCATCGCCGCTAAATTTATACCCACTATCAACCGCCTTTGTCACGATAATACCAATAAGCTCTTTTAACTCGTTTTTGCCAAATTTCTGTGCTTGCTCGTCTGCGATCTTTTGATCGATAAAGCTTGTTAGCTCTTTTAGGCTAAGCGATTTTAAATTTAGATCAAGAGTTATTTTTGGCTTTTTTGTGAGGTTATTTTCTATGAGCATTCTTGATCTAATCGTTGGTAGAAGTAAATTTTTACTCTGCGTTACTATTATAAATTTGATATTTCTTGGAGGCTCTTCGATGATCTTTAAAAGTGCATTTTGGGCCTCTGTCCTAAAAGAATTAGCATTTATTACTAAAATTTTTTCATCTTTTTCAGCAATGTAAGCTTCTGCGATAACCTCTTTTGCATTTTCTAGCAAAAAATCATCGCTTATAAAAAATCTTAGATTATTTACGCCAAACTCGCTTTCAAGCTTGGCTTTTAAACTTTCAAAATCGCTTGTAACGACGATTTTATTAAGCATTTAGAGTATCACCTTGGCAAAGAGTGCCGCATCGATGCTTTTATCAAAAATTTTGCAAAGACTTATTAGTTTAACGTCTAAATTTTCATCGCTTGAGCTAAGAGTAAAGCTATTTTGTGCCTGCTCGTCAAATAGCCACATATAACTATCCTCATCACTTTTGGCTAAATTCGCATATCTATCAAGGCTCTTTCCGATATAAAAAAACAAGTATCCGTTTGGAAAAGCAAGACTTAGCATATCTTTTAGAAGCTGCTTTTGCTCATTTGTCTCTATCTCATCAAGCGATGGATAAAGCGATCTTAGGCTAAAAAATGGCAAAAATGGCCTAATGCTTTTTGAATGGTTCATCTTTTTTAAAAGATAAATTTCAAACCATCTTCGCTCTTCATCGCTTATAGTTATAAAAGCCCTTCCTTCAAGTAAAAATTTAAGCCTAGATGCAAGCAAAGGTGTCCATTCAACACGCCTTTCCTCCATCCAGCTCATCAAAGGACCTTCGTCCCTAATAGCCTTTAACGTCCACTGAATAAAATCTTGCATTATTTATCTAGCTTATAAGCATCATGAAGTACACGAACCGCTAGCTCACCATATTTTTGATCAACGATCATTGAAATTTTTATCTCGCTTGTTGAGATCATTTGGATATTTATGCCCTCTTTTGCAAGCGTTTCAAACGCTAGACATGCTACGCCGCTATGGCTCTTCATGCCAACGCCAATAACTGAAACTTTCACGATCGCATCATCAAATTCTATATGTTTTGCGGCCGAGAGCTTTTGCATAGTCTCTTTTGCTAGTTCAAGCTCATTTTGTGGTACTGTAAAGCCTAAATTTGTAGTACCGTCATGTCCTACGTTTTGAATTATCATATCTACATTTATGTTTTCATGAGCTAAAGCTGTAAAAATTTCTGCTGCAATGCCAGGTTTATCAACTACGCCTCTTAGTGTTACTCTTGCTTGATTTTTATCTAGTGCTATTCCGCTTACTAAAACTGCTTCCATATTGTCATCTTCCTTTGCTATTAATGTACCTTCGTTGTGATTAAAGCTACTTCTTGTAATGAGTTTTACATTTAGTTTTTTTGCCAGCTCGACTGAGCGATTTTGTAGCACCTTTGCCCCAGCAGAAGCGAGCTCTAGCATCTCATCATAGCTTATCTTCTCAAGTTTTTTTGCCTTTTTTTCTATCCTTGGATCAGTCGTATAAACGCCATCAACATCGGTAAAAATTTCGCATAGATCA comes from Campylobacter concisus and encodes:
- a CDS encoding DNA polymerase III subunit delta'; the encoded protein is MLNKIVVTSDFESLKAKLESEFGVNNLRFFISDDFLLENAKEVIAEAYIAEKDEKILVINANSFRTEAQNALLKIIEEPPRNIKFIIVTQSKNLLLPTIRSRMLIENNLTKKPKITLDLNLKSLSLKELTSFIDQKIADEQAQKFGKNELKELIGIIVTKAVDSGYKFSGDEMDYFFSLIRLADLNAKSHAVLTPLLLTIFQKGRR
- a CDS encoding HobA family DNA replication regulator, with protein sequence MQDFIQWTLKAIRDEGPLMSWMEERRVEWTPLLASRLKFLLEGRAFITISDEERRWFEIYLLKKMNHSKSIRPFLPFFSLRSLYPSLDEIETNEQKQLLKDMLSLAFPNGYLFFYIGKSLDRYANLAKSDEDSYMWLFDEQAQNSFTLSSSDENLDVKLISLCKIFDKSIDAALFAKVIL
- a CDS encoding aspartate kinase, which translates into the protein MLIVQKFGGTSVGTLERIEAVANRVIETKNSGADVVVVVSAMSGVTNQLVEYSEYFSKHPDGVATDMLLSSGEQVTTALLTIALNAKGYACVGMTGAMAGIITDDIHTKARIERIETARLKSELKAGKIVVVAGFQGIDEKGNITTLGRGGSDLSAVALAGALDADLCEIFTDVDGVYTTDPRIEKKAKKLEKISYDEMLELASAGAKVLQNRSVELAKKLNVKLITRSSFNHNEGTLIAKEDDNMEAVLVSGIALDKNQARVTLRGVVDKPGIAAEIFTALAHENINVDMIIQNVGHDGTTNLGFTVPQNELELAKETMQKLSAAKHIEFDDAIVKVSVIGVGMKSHSGVACLAFETLAKEGINIQMISTSEIKISMIVDQKYGELAVRVLHDAYKLDK